The following proteins come from a genomic window of Paramisgurnus dabryanus chromosome 19, PD_genome_1.1, whole genome shotgun sequence:
- the enpp2l gene encoding autotaxin yields the protein MIMRVGKLMVCVVALCVCEGYVFQAGQSSAEDTSQPEPIRDFSGSCKGRCFELKEAEPPNCRCDNLCKTYLSCCSDFDEQCLKTAGGFECSKERCGEPRNEDQACQCSEDCLERGDCCTNYRSLCKGDTSWLEGPCEEIQSPECPAGFVRPPLIILSLDGFRASYLKKGESVLPNIHKLRSCGTHSPHMRPMYPSKTFPNLYTLATGLYPESHGIVCNSMYDPVFKAHFKLRGREKLNHRWWGGQPIWITAEKQDVKAGTFFWPWVIPLERRILTILQWLHLSDDERPYVYAVHSEQPDAYGHVLGPLSNELDNTLKKIDNIIGQLMNGLKQMNLHRCVNLILVGDHGMEESHCERTEYLGSYDLNVNDLRLIPGSSGRIGPKNNTTPYDSKEIVANLTCKKRNQHFKPYLKQHLPKRLHYVNNRRIEDVHLLLERKWHVAISPATCGFFGDHGFDNKMNSMQTIFLGFGPSFKFKTQVPVFENIELYNLMCDLLGLTPAPNNGTHGSLNSMLKNPSYTPTQPEEVTSPKPLTPPTEVTQDLDCNCDDENKIEENSERFSPDVDEQLNNVTHLPFGRPAVLFHTSYTLLCNSHYCSGYSHHINMPLWTSFTLTSQVDVPVVSSSKCLRADPRLEYTHMCKTYSQESDVTHAFLYPPDFSVSDASFITNTVPMYPAFKRVWRYLQREVFHRFSLQNNEVNVIVGPVFDYDHNGLRDTHDKIKEHARGSVYVPTHFYSIITSCTEVNQTLDNCDEDLSITCFILPHRPDNSESCNNSDDESHWVEDLLKLHTARVRDVEILTGLDFYRSTALSYTRVLALKTHMQTFEDDA from the exons ATGATCATGCGCGTGGGAAAACTG aTGGTGTGTGTAGtagcactgtgtgtgtgtgaaggtTATGTGTTTCAGGCAGGTCAGTCATCAGCAGAGGACACCAGCCAACCTGAACCCATCCGAG ATTTTTCAGGCTCATGTAAGGGGCGTTGCTTTGAGCTAAAGGAGGCGGAGCCACCCAACTGCAGGTGTGATAATCTGTGTAAGACGTACCTGAGCTGCTGCTCGGATTTTGATGAACAGTGTCTCAAAACAG ctGGAGGGTTTGAGTGCAGTAAGGAACGCTGTGGAGAACCCAGAAATGAAGATCAGGCCTGTCAATGCTCTGAAGACTGTCTAGAGAGAGGAGACTGCTGCACTAACTACAGATCTCTCTGTAAAG gAGACACTTCATGGTTGGAGGGTCCGTGTGAGGAGATTCAGAGTCCTGAGTGTCCTGCAGG GTTTGTTCGTCCTCCCCTCATCATTCTGTCTTTGGATGGCTTTCGTGCATCTTACTTGAAGAAAGGAGAAAGTGTCTTACCCAACATTCACAAACTGA gATCGTGTGGAACTCATTCCCCTCATATGAGACCCATGTACCCATCCAAAACCTTCCCAAACCTCTACACACTCGCCACG GGTTTGTATCCAGAGTCTCATGGGATTGTGTGTAACTCCATGTATGATCCCGTCTTTAAAGCTCATTTCAAACTGAGAGGCCGAGAAAAACTCAATCATCGCTGGTGGGGTGGGCAACCT ATTTGGATCACAGCAGAAAAACAGGACGTAAAAGCTGGAACATTTTTCTGGCCGTG GGTGATCCCATTGGAGAGGAGGATTTTGACTATTCTTCAGTGGCTTCATCTGTCTGATGACGAGAG gCCGTACGTTTATGCTGTACATTCTGAGCAGCCTGATGCCTATGGACATGTGCTGGGTCCTCTGAGCAATGAG CTGGATAACACTTTAAAGAAGATTGATAACATCATCGGTCAGCTGATGAATGGACTGAAGCAGATGAATCTTCATCGCTGTGTGAATTTGATTCTGGTTGGGGATCACG GTATGGAGGAGTCTCACTGTGAACGCACAGAGTATTTGGGCTCTTATGACCTTAATGTGAATGATCTCAGACTCATTCCAGGATCCTCGGGGAGAATCGGACCCAAAAACAACACCACACCAT ATGATTCTAAAGAGATTGTAGCTAATTTAACA TGTAAGAAGCGAAATCAACACTTTAAACCGTACCTGAAACAACATCTACCGAAACGACTTCATTACGTTAACAACAGACGCATTGAGGACGTGCACCTGCTGTTGGAGAGAAAGTGGCATGTAGCCAT ATCACCTGCCACATGTGGGTTCTTTGGGGATCATGGATTTGACAACAAGATGAACAGCATGcag ACAATCTTTCTGGGATTTGGCCCGAGTTTCAAATTCAAGACACAAGTGCCTGTCTTTGAAAACATTGAGCTTTATAACCTCATGTGTG ATCTGTTGGGTTTGACTCCAGCCCCTAATAACGGGACTCACGGCAGTCTAAACAGCATGTTGAAAAACCCCTCATACACCCCTACACAACCAGAGGAAGTGACATCACCTAAACCTTTAACCCCACCCACTGAAGTCACCCAAGACTTGGACTGTAACTGTGATGATGAG AATAAGATTGAAGAAAATTCAGAGAGGTTTTCTCCAGACGTGGATGAGCAGTTGAACA atgtAACACACCTGCCGTTTGGTCGTCCAGCTGTTTTGTTCCACACATCATACACACTGTTGTGTAACTCACATTACTGCAGCGGTTACAGTCATCACATCAACATGCCACTGTGGACATCATTTACCCTAACATCACAG gttgATGTACCGGTGGTGTCATCCAGCAAGTGTTTGAGAGCAGATCCTCGACttgaatacacacacatgtgcaAGACCTACAGCCAAGAATCTGATGTTACACACGCTTTCCTCTACCCACCCG ATTTCTCAGTCAGTGATGCTTCATTCATAACAAACACAGTTCCCATGTATCCTGCTTTTAAAA ggGTGTGGAGATATCTGCAGCGGGAGGTTTTCCACAGGTTCAGTCTACAGAATAATGAAGTGAATGTGATCGTCGGTCCTGTGTTTGATTACGACCACAATGGACTGAGAGACACACATGACAAGATCAAAGA gcATGCGCGGGGATCTGTCTATGTTCCTACTCATTTCTACAGCATCATAACCAGCTGTACAGAAGTGAATCAGACGCTGGACAACTGTGATGAAGATCTGAGCATCACCTGCTTTATTTTACCACACCGACCAGACAACTCGGAGAGCTGCAAT AACTCTGATGATGAATCTCATTGGGTGGAGGATCTGCTGAAGTTACATACAGCACGTGTGAGAGATGTTGAGATCCTGACGGGTCTGGACTTCTACCGGTCCACAGCGCTGTCTTACACGCGTGTGCTGGCGCTCAAAACACACATGCAGACGTTTGAGGACGACGCCTGA